In Lacrimispora indolis DSM 755, a genomic segment contains:
- a CDS encoding LacI family DNA-binding transcriptional regulator: MATIYDVSRESGFSVSTVSKVINNYKGVNKETSALVKQTIKELGFVPNNTARTLATQKSWLIGIVFAEEQGMGIMHPHYSGILQGFKMVAGGYGYDIVFINNFLGEKKISFLEHCKYRNVDGVLLALNNSFLEQFKDLLDAPLPKVSVEGIFPGVPSVISDNAMAANQSLKHLYMLGHRKIAILAGPQDTVSGSERFKEYRRFIRENNLEWNPKYCVEASKYSREAGLEAVNILFQQCWDEFPTAIYATYDEYASGAIEILRKRGFRIPEDVSVIGNDDLPVASYVSPGITTIRQDREQIGAQAARLLVEIMEKKTGSTETIRIPTKLIVRESTFRMP; the protein is encoded by the coding sequence ATGGCTACAATATACGATGTTTCAAGAGAATCAGGTTTTTCCGTTTCTACGGTTTCCAAGGTGATAAACAATTACAAAGGTGTCAATAAAGAGACCAGTGCCCTTGTAAAGCAAACCATAAAGGAACTGGGATTTGTACCAAATAATACGGCAAGAACACTGGCGACCCAGAAATCCTGGCTGATCGGGATCGTTTTTGCAGAGGAACAGGGAATGGGGATCATGCATCCCCATTACAGCGGCATTCTTCAGGGATTTAAAATGGTGGCAGGAGGTTATGGCTATGACATTGTTTTTATCAACAATTTCCTGGGAGAAAAAAAGATATCTTTTCTGGAACACTGCAAATACCGGAATGTAGACGGAGTCTTGCTGGCGTTAAATAACAGCTTCTTAGAGCAGTTTAAGGATTTGCTGGATGCTCCCCTGCCAAAAGTATCGGTGGAGGGAATATTTCCGGGGGTTCCGTCTGTCATTTCTGATAATGCCATGGCCGCCAATCAGAGCTTAAAGCATCTTTATATGCTGGGGCACAGAAAGATAGCGATTCTGGCTGGCCCTCAGGATACGGTTTCCGGAAGCGAAAGGTTTAAGGAATACAGGCGGTTCATAAGAGAAAACAATCTGGAATGGAATCCCAAGTACTGCGTGGAAGCATCCAAGTATTCAAGAGAAGCCGGATTGGAAGCGGTGAATATCCTTTTTCAGCAATGCTGGGATGAATTTCCTACTGCCATTTATGCCACGTATGATGAGTATGCCAGTGGGGCCATAGAGATCCTGAGGAAGAGGGGATTTCGGATTCCGGAAGATGTATCTGTGATCGGAAATGACGATTTGCCGGTAGCTTCCTATGTTTCACCGGGAATTACGACGATTCGCCAGGACAGGGAGCAGATCGGAGCACAGGCAGCAAGGCTGCTGGTGGAAATAATGGAAAAGAAAACAGGGAGTACGGAGACAATAAGAATTCCAACAAAATTGATTGTAAGGGAAAGCACGTTCCGGATGCCGTAA